One Natronorubrum halophilum genomic window, GGCCCGTCCCGCGGACTCGAGGTCGTTCCCACGGCGGCGTTAACGTACGCGACCGAAGCACATACGTAACTCTCCACCCGATGGAGAGTAAGCGCCGATGGATCACACGAACCCCTTCGATATCCCGTGGCTGGACCCGCAACTGGCTCCGGTTCTCCTCGCCGTGATCATCCTCGCAGTCATCGGGACGGCGATCCTCTTTTGCTGTGGAGCCGTCGCATACGCCCGACGTCGGTCGACTCGCTACCTGCTGATCACGATCGTGCTCGGACTGCTCGTCTCGCGTTCGATCGTCGGTCTCGGCACCGTTTTCGGAGCCGTGCCGATGACCGTACACCACCTCGTCGAACACAGTTCCGACTTCGCGATCGCCGTGCTGGTTCTGTATGCGGTCTATCGAAACGGACCGATTACCGGCGAGACGACGTCTGAGACCGAAACCGTCTCGTCGAGTTCCGACGGGGAGTAGTGCCGGTTCCGATGG contains:
- a CDS encoding DUF7471 family protein is translated as MDHTNPFDIPWLDPQLAPVLLAVIILAVIGTAILFCCGAVAYARRRSTRYLLITIVLGLLVSRSIVGLGTVFGAVPMTVHHLVEHSSDFAIAVLVLYAVYRNGPITGETTSETETVSSSSDGE